The following are encoded in a window of Salinibacter ruber DSM 13855 genomic DNA:
- a CDS encoding T9SS type A sorting domain-containing protein, with protein MLQLIHDIAPGAELGFHTAFGGIGIFAQGIRDLADAGCTVIVDDVGYNLEPFYQDGPVSNAVDDVVQNEGIPYFSSAGNDGQNSYEAPFRDSGEPGVINSSSDAHDFDPSSGTDTRQEITLEAGGNFRIFSFQWTDPSSIVDGSDGADTDIDVALVDETGTIVAESIGNNIETGVPLESIDYTNETGSAQTLDLVIEKAGGPDPEEVKYVYSGSGYAIQEYDTLGPTVYGHPMAEGAMAVAAAPFFFTSAYDSDADPAILESFSSKGGIPLLFNQDGSRRATPKVRQKPDVTGTDGIDNTFFGSDISDTALGGVDPDPHPNFFGTSAAAPNVAAIGALIRQARPGLAPAGVYDRLESTAADVTERADRTNTLQQIGSGRDPWSGAGFVQGPDAVPDPVLTGLQATAENSRSGAVTLSWEVDPDVSIQNYKVQRRYFNGQFEAVKSVDAPPVRLEGLGLGAFSFRVRWTRADGTQGTSVIATDTLNVQELSATEGMKDESGRRPVELSWSTPQGTKGFTYRIERQKGRQGPFESVGTTDRTSFRAERQVPGKYNYRVVSIDEQGNSLTSQAESKQIELEESAFALGPYPNPVRSTATLDVTAQTGQSVTIEVYDALGRRLYQDRRDLEALTPATLTVDASRWSSGTYFLRVSGNEFTKTRKMVVVR; from the coding sequence ATGCTGCAACTGATCCACGACATCGCGCCTGGGGCGGAGCTGGGCTTCCATACGGCCTTCGGAGGAATTGGAATCTTCGCCCAAGGGATCCGGGACCTGGCCGATGCCGGTTGCACCGTGATCGTTGATGACGTAGGGTACAACCTCGAGCCGTTTTACCAGGACGGTCCCGTCTCAAATGCGGTTGACGACGTAGTGCAGAATGAGGGTATTCCCTACTTCTCCTCCGCCGGGAACGATGGGCAGAACTCCTATGAGGCACCGTTCCGAGATTCCGGGGAGCCGGGCGTCATCAACAGTTCGTCCGATGCCCACGACTTCGACCCTTCGAGTGGGACGGACACCCGCCAGGAGATTACCCTTGAGGCGGGTGGCAACTTTCGCATCTTTTCCTTTCAGTGGACCGACCCTTCATCTATCGTCGATGGATCGGACGGGGCCGATACGGACATTGACGTGGCGCTGGTCGACGAGACCGGCACCATCGTTGCGGAGTCGATTGGCAATAACATCGAGACTGGTGTTCCACTCGAGAGCATTGACTACACCAACGAGACGGGCAGTGCCCAGACGCTCGACTTGGTGATTGAGAAAGCTGGCGGGCCCGACCCGGAGGAAGTCAAGTACGTGTACAGTGGCAGCGGCTATGCCATTCAGGAGTACGACACGCTTGGCCCGACGGTGTACGGTCACCCGATGGCGGAAGGGGCCATGGCAGTCGCCGCCGCCCCCTTCTTCTTCACGTCCGCTTACGACTCGGACGCCGATCCAGCGATTCTGGAGTCGTTCTCCTCGAAGGGCGGCATTCCGCTGCTCTTCAACCAAGACGGGAGCCGCCGGGCCACCCCGAAGGTTCGGCAAAAGCCAGACGTGACGGGCACCGATGGAATCGACAACACGTTCTTCGGGAGCGACATCTCGGACACGGCCCTTGGAGGAGTCGACCCGGATCCACATCCGAATTTCTTTGGCACCTCGGCGGCGGCGCCGAACGTAGCGGCCATCGGGGCACTGATTCGGCAGGCGCGTCCCGGCCTGGCCCCGGCCGGCGTGTACGACCGCCTGGAGTCGACCGCGGCGGACGTGACAGAGCGCGCTGACCGCACCAACACGCTTCAGCAGATCGGATCGGGGCGTGACCCGTGGAGCGGAGCGGGCTTTGTGCAGGGACCAGACGCAGTACCGGATCCTGTACTGACAGGGCTGCAGGCGACCGCTGAGAATTCAAGGAGTGGAGCGGTGACGCTTTCCTGGGAGGTGGATCCCGATGTCAGCATCCAGAACTACAAAGTGCAGCGGCGTTACTTCAATGGGCAGTTTGAAGCGGTGAAATCGGTCGATGCTCCTCCGGTGCGGCTTGAGGGACTCGGTCTTGGTGCTTTTTCCTTCCGGGTGCGATGGACGCGTGCCGACGGCACGCAAGGCACTTCGGTTATCGCAACCGACACGCTCAACGTGCAGGAGCTCAGTGCCACAGAAGGCATGAAAGACGAATCGGGACGTCGTCCGGTTGAGCTTTCGTGGAGCACGCCGCAGGGAACGAAAGGCTTCACATACCGGATAGAGCGGCAGAAGGGTCGGCAAGGACCCTTTGAATCTGTGGGGACAACAGATCGGACCAGCTTTCGGGCCGAGCGGCAAGTCCCTGGCAAATACAACTACCGCGTGGTGTCGATCGACGAACAGGGCAACAGCCTCACGAGCCAAGCTGAGTCCAAGCAGATTGAGTTGGAGGAGTCGGCCTTTGCTCTGGGTCCGTATCCGAATCCCGTTCGGAGCACCGCAACGCTCGACGTGACGGCACAGACTGGTCAGTCTGTGACGATAGAAGTCTACGACGCTCTCGGAAGACGTTTGTACCAAGATCGTCGAGACCTAGAGGCCCTCACGCCTGCTACTTTGACCGTGGACGCAAGCCGCTGGAGCAGTGGCACGTACTTCCTTCGCGTGAGCGGGAACGAGTTCACGAAGACCCGCAAGATGGTTGTCGTGAGGTAA
- a CDS encoding outer membrane beta-barrel protein — protein sequence MHVRSSAAVSLLVLLIVLLGGGRAEAQAVRVEAGGGWAIPSTEVDVSVEGRDRPAEINPGSGPSGYVAVGLMRRLTDNLSLGVRVRAQQLQLRVGSDDVSPSIDRCVNSCPGGRLRALSLEGQLHLTSVGRIAPYFLVGLGVAQTTIDGTRIDAGGTAFQLSETDVTDAGGNVGFGAALRLVRGLSLTAETRVTGSLPGAKANAVTTFPFTLGLAYHFGGM from the coding sequence ATGCACGTCCGTTCGTCCGCCGCAGTGTCCCTGTTGGTTCTCCTGATTGTGCTGCTCGGGGGCGGGCGGGCCGAGGCGCAGGCCGTACGGGTGGAGGCCGGGGGCGGGTGGGCGATCCCGTCCACGGAGGTTGACGTGTCCGTTGAAGGGCGGGACCGCCCCGCAGAAATCAATCCCGGATCGGGGCCGAGCGGGTACGTCGCGGTGGGCCTGATGCGGAGGCTCACGGACAATCTGTCGTTGGGGGTGCGGGTCCGTGCCCAGCAGTTGCAACTGCGCGTGGGAAGCGATGATGTTTCCCCTTCGATCGACCGTTGCGTGAACTCGTGCCCGGGGGGACGCCTGCGGGCTCTGTCGTTGGAGGGGCAACTGCACCTCACGTCGGTCGGGCGCATCGCCCCATACTTCCTGGTCGGCCTCGGCGTGGCGCAGACCACCATCGACGGCACCCGCATCGACGCGGGGGGCACCGCATTTCAGCTCTCGGAGACCGACGTGACGGACGCGGGGGGGAACGTGGGCTTTGGGGCGGCCCTGCGGCTCGTGAGGGGCCTTTCGCTCACGGCGGAGACGCGCGTGACCGGCAGCCTGCCGGGCGCGAAGGCCAATGCCGTCACGACGTTTCCGTTTACGCTGGGGCTTGCCTATCACTTTGGGGGAATGTAG
- a CDS encoding phosphoglucomutase/phosphomannomutase family protein, translating into MANTPIEFGTDGWRAVIADDYTFANLERVAQATANWLHDDYGDTPSIVLGHDTRFLGAEFAERAARVLADAGVSVTLADSIVPTPAVSWATQAAGHDAGVVITASHNPPSYNGYKIKAHFGGPAPPDMIASVEGAVPDHNLDGTSLAPFGTLAADGAVQTDGVRGGYLDALRDALNISAIQNADLTIAHDAMFGAAQGLVEALLGDGVVSLRHDLNPGFHGVAPEPIADRLGELSDTVAQSDAAVGLANDGDGDRIGMVDEDGTFVSSHRILALLVKYLYEERGLTGSIVKTFSTTHLLDKMGARYGLDVETTPIGFKHIAPKMAEGNVLVGGEESGGIAAAGHIPERDGVYIGLLIVEMMVERGMTLSALVDELLEEFGPHYNYRDDIHIREDQKADVLDRLDNQGGLESVNGHAVEEVRTLDGFKHVTDHGWLLIRPSGTEPVLRVYSEAESPEAAEALVKDASAQLGLN; encoded by the coding sequence ATGGCCAACACGCCGATCGAATTTGGGACCGACGGCTGGCGGGCCGTCATCGCCGACGACTATACCTTCGCCAACCTCGAACGCGTGGCCCAGGCCACCGCGAACTGGCTGCACGACGACTACGGCGACACGCCGTCGATCGTCCTCGGCCACGACACCCGGTTCCTCGGGGCGGAGTTCGCCGAACGGGCCGCCCGGGTGCTCGCGGATGCGGGCGTGTCGGTCACCCTGGCCGACTCGATCGTGCCCACCCCGGCGGTCAGCTGGGCCACCCAGGCGGCCGGGCACGACGCCGGCGTGGTGATTACGGCCAGCCACAACCCCCCCTCGTACAACGGCTACAAGATCAAGGCACACTTCGGCGGCCCCGCGCCCCCGGACATGATCGCGTCCGTCGAGGGGGCCGTGCCGGACCACAATCTGGACGGCACCTCCCTTGCCCCGTTCGGCACCCTCGCCGCCGACGGCGCGGTTCAGACCGACGGCGTCCGGGGCGGGTACCTCGACGCCCTCCGGGACGCGCTCAACATCTCGGCGATCCAGAACGCCGACCTCACGATTGCTCACGACGCCATGTTCGGCGCGGCGCAGGGGCTCGTGGAGGCGCTCCTTGGGGACGGCGTGGTGTCCCTCCGCCACGACCTCAACCCCGGCTTTCACGGCGTGGCCCCGGAGCCGATCGCGGACCGGCTGGGCGAGCTGTCCGACACCGTTGCCCAAAGCGACGCCGCGGTTGGCCTCGCCAACGACGGCGACGGCGACCGCATCGGGATGGTCGACGAGGACGGCACCTTCGTGAGTTCCCACCGCATCCTCGCCCTGCTCGTGAAGTACCTCTACGAGGAGCGCGGCCTCACCGGCTCCATCGTGAAGACCTTTTCCACCACCCACCTGCTCGACAAGATGGGCGCCCGCTACGGGCTGGACGTGGAGACGACTCCGATCGGGTTCAAGCACATCGCCCCGAAGATGGCCGAGGGCAACGTGCTGGTGGGCGGCGAGGAGTCGGGCGGCATCGCGGCGGCCGGGCACATCCCGGAGCGCGACGGCGTCTACATCGGCCTCCTGATCGTGGAAATGATGGTAGAGCGCGGCATGACGCTCTCCGCCCTCGTGGACGAGCTACTGGAGGAGTTCGGGCCGCACTACAACTACCGCGACGACATCCACATCCGCGAGGACCAGAAGGCGGACGTGCTGGACCGGCTCGACAACCAGGGTGGCCTGGAGTCGGTGAACGGCCACGCCGTTGAGGAGGTGCGGACGCTCGACGGCTTCAAGCACGTCACGGACCACGGCTGGCTGCTCATCCGCCCGTCCGGCACCGAGCCGGTGCTGCGCGTCTACTCCGAGGCCGAATCGCCGGAAGCCGCCGAGGCACTGGTGAAGGACGCGTCGGCGCAGCTGGGGCTCAACTGA
- a CDS encoding ABC transporter ATP-binding protein: MSETSVLQVESLTKTFPSGGRTLTVIDDVSFSVNEGDTCSIVGPSGSGKTTLLGLCAGLDQPTSGRVELCGVDLTPLDEDERAEVRNRNVGFVFQTFRLLPTLTALENVMVPAELRGDADPRTRAADLLDEVGLGDRLDHYPTQLSGGERQRVAMARAFINRPRVLFADEPTGNLDAETAGRIEDLLFELNETAGTTLVLVSHDQELAARTERILHLRGGQVVDDEQVSEPAGVA, translated from the coding sequence ATGAGCGAGACCTCCGTTCTCCAGGTCGAGTCCCTGACGAAGACGTTTCCCAGCGGGGGGCGCACCCTGACGGTGATTGACGACGTGAGCTTTTCGGTGAACGAGGGCGACACCTGCTCCATCGTCGGCCCGTCGGGCAGTGGCAAGACGACCCTGCTGGGGCTGTGCGCCGGCCTCGACCAGCCGACGAGCGGGCGCGTGGAGCTTTGTGGCGTCGACCTCACGCCCCTCGACGAAGACGAGCGTGCCGAGGTGCGCAACCGAAACGTCGGGTTCGTCTTCCAGACCTTCCGCCTGCTCCCGACGCTGACGGCCCTGGAGAACGTGATGGTGCCGGCCGAGCTGCGGGGCGATGCCGACCCGCGCACCCGGGCCGCCGATTTGCTCGACGAGGTGGGGCTGGGCGACCGGCTCGACCACTACCCCACGCAGCTCTCGGGGGGCGAGCGCCAGCGGGTGGCCATGGCGCGGGCCTTCATCAACCGCCCCCGCGTGCTCTTCGCCGACGAGCCGACCGGCAACCTCGACGCCGAGACGGCCGGTCGGATCGAGGATCTTCTCTTCGAGCTGAACGAGACCGCCGGCACGACGCTCGTCCTGGTGTCGCACGACCAGGAGCTGGCCGCCCGCACGGAACGCATCCTCCACCTCCGTGGCGGGCAGGTCGTCGACGACGAACAGGTGTCGGAACCGGCCGGCGTCGCCTAG
- a CDS encoding arylesterase, translating into MSTIRLYLFLLVGVLGLVGCGQDRSTSAPAASSADTTQSPPASGAADTTDAEARVLVLGNSIAAGSGVSSREAFPARLQQKVDSLGWDVQVQNAGVSGETTAGGLQRIGWVLQRPVDVLVLELGGNDGLRGIDPGVTRKNLRGIIDTTLSTYPEARVLLTGMQVPPNLGPEYARQFRQVYPAVAEAYDRVTLIPFLLNDIAGSDSLMQDDGIHPTAAGHRLIANEIWTDLRPLLEERRPQDPA; encoded by the coding sequence ATGTCGACCATCCGTCTATACCTGTTTCTGCTCGTAGGGGTTCTGGGCCTGGTGGGCTGCGGGCAAGATCGTTCCACTTCGGCGCCCGCCGCCTCGTCGGCCGACACGACCCAGTCCCCGCCGGCGTCGGGCGCGGCGGACACGACCGACGCGGAGGCGCGCGTGCTGGTCCTCGGCAACAGCATCGCCGCCGGGTCCGGCGTGTCGTCCCGGGAGGCGTTTCCCGCCCGTCTCCAGCAGAAGGTCGACTCCCTCGGGTGGGACGTACAGGTTCAAAACGCGGGGGTGAGCGGGGAGACCACGGCCGGGGGCCTGCAGCGCATCGGGTGGGTGTTGCAGAGGCCGGTGGACGTGCTCGTGCTGGAGCTGGGGGGGAACGACGGCCTGCGGGGCATCGACCCGGGCGTCACCCGCAAGAACCTGCGCGGCATTATCGACACGACCCTGAGCACGTACCCGGAGGCCCGCGTCCTCCTGACGGGGATGCAGGTGCCCCCGAACCTCGGGCCGGAGTACGCCCGGCAGTTCCGCCAGGTCTACCCGGCGGTCGCCGAGGCGTACGACCGCGTCACGCTGATTCCGTTCCTCCTCAATGACATCGCGGGGTCCGATTCCCTAATGCAGGACGACGGCATCCATCCCACCGCGGCCGGCCACCGCCTCATCGCAAACGAGATCTGGACCGACCTCCGGCCCCTCCTGGAAGAGAGGCGCCCCCAGGACCCAGCGTGA
- a CDS encoding NAD(P)(+) transhydrogenase (Re/Si-specific) subunit beta, with product MKTAIIDLAYLLSAVLFVFGLKRMQSPVTARTGNALASLGMLVAVVATLFLQDILSWPLILGGLALGGLIGVALARTVEMTAMPELVAVFNGFGGLASALVSGAELAQYASGDVYGFGAVTAVTIALSILIGTVTFSGSIIANGKLSGWITGSPISFPGLRVLTGLLLVGAGVAFGVMVAYAEAFPTLARPMILAALGLGATALLLGVLLVIPIGGADMPVVVSLLNSYSGLAAAAAGFVLDNTALIVSGTLVGAAGMILTVLMCEAMNRSLANVMLGGFGGGDGPAAGLDVPEGKTVNETSPDDTAILARYADRVVIAPGYGLAVAQAQHEVRELADRLEAQGIEVSYAIHPVAGRMPGHMNVLLAEADVSYEKLYELEDINPEFSTTDLAIVVGANDVVNPAARDDEGSPIYGMPILNVDDADTVVMIKRSLSPGYSGVPNELFYAENTKMLFSDAKEAVAEITDAVKEMEEA from the coding sequence ATGAAAACTGCGATCATCGACCTCGCGTACCTGCTCTCGGCGGTGCTCTTCGTGTTCGGGCTCAAGCGCATGCAGTCGCCCGTCACCGCCCGCACCGGCAACGCGCTGGCCTCCCTGGGCATGCTCGTCGCCGTCGTCGCGACCCTTTTCCTGCAGGACATTCTGTCGTGGCCCCTGATTCTGGGCGGGCTCGCGCTGGGCGGGCTGATCGGCGTGGCGCTGGCGCGGACGGTCGAAATGACGGCCATGCCGGAGCTGGTGGCTGTGTTCAACGGGTTTGGGGGGCTCGCCTCCGCGCTCGTATCGGGGGCGGAGCTGGCCCAGTATGCGAGCGGGGACGTGTACGGGTTCGGGGCCGTCACGGCGGTGACCATCGCGCTCTCGATCCTCATTGGGACCGTCACCTTTTCGGGAAGCATCATCGCCAACGGCAAGCTGAGCGGCTGGATTACGGGCAGCCCCATCTCCTTTCCCGGCCTGCGGGTGCTGACGGGCCTTCTGCTCGTGGGGGCGGGCGTGGCGTTCGGCGTGATGGTGGCGTACGCGGAGGCCTTTCCCACGCTCGCCCGCCCGATGATCCTCGCGGCCCTCGGCCTCGGGGCGACGGCCCTCTTGCTCGGCGTCCTGCTGGTCATCCCCATCGGGGGGGCCGACATGCCGGTGGTCGTGTCGCTCCTGAACTCGTATTCCGGCCTCGCGGCCGCCGCGGCCGGATTCGTGCTCGACAACACGGCCCTCATCGTGAGCGGGACGCTCGTTGGGGCGGCGGGCATGATCCTGACCGTCCTCATGTGCGAGGCGATGAACCGGTCCCTGGCGAACGTCATGCTCGGCGGCTTCGGCGGGGGCGACGGGCCCGCGGCGGGGCTCGACGTGCCGGAGGGCAAGACGGTAAACGAAACGTCGCCGGACGACACGGCCATCCTCGCCCGCTACGCCGACAGGGTGGTCATCGCGCCGGGCTACGGGCTGGCCGTGGCGCAGGCCCAGCACGAGGTGCGCGAGCTGGCCGACCGGCTGGAGGCGCAGGGCATCGAGGTGAGCTACGCGATTCACCCGGTGGCGGGGCGCATGCCGGGGCACATGAACGTGCTTCTCGCCGAGGCCGACGTCTCCTACGAGAAGCTCTACGAACTGGAGGACATCAACCCCGAGTTCTCGACGACGGACCTCGCCATCGTCGTGGGGGCGAACGACGTCGTCAACCCTGCGGCCCGGGACGACGAAGGCAGCCCGATCTACGGCATGCCGATCCTGAACGTCGACGACGCGGACACGGTCGTCATGATCAAGCGCAGCCTCAGCCCCGGCTACTCCGGCGTGCCCAACGAGCTGTTCTACGCGGAAAACACGAAGATGCTCTTCAGCGACGCGAAGGAGGCGGTCGCCGAAATCACCGACGCGGTGAAGGAGATGGAGGAGGCCTAA
- a CDS encoding NAD(P) transhydrogenase subunit alpha — MLNNLIIFVLAAFLGTEVLTKVPQTLHTPLMSGANAISGITVVGALVAAGMTTGPWSTWIGFGALVVATINVVGGFLVTDRMLKMFGKKEAAPASVGAGQTNGSAD; from the coding sequence ATGCTCAACAACCTGATTATTTTCGTCCTCGCAGCGTTCCTCGGCACGGAGGTGCTAACCAAGGTGCCGCAAACCCTGCACACCCCGCTCATGTCGGGCGCCAACGCCATCAGCGGCATCACGGTCGTGGGGGCGCTCGTGGCGGCGGGCATGACGACCGGGCCGTGGTCGACCTGGATCGGCTTTGGGGCGCTCGTGGTGGCCACCATCAACGTCGTCGGCGGCTTCCTGGTGACCGACCGCATGCTGAAGATGTTTGGCAAGAAGGAGGCAGCCCCCGCGTCGGTCGGGGCCGGACAGACGAACGGCTCAGCAGACTGA
- a CDS encoding Re/Si-specific NAD(P)(+) transhydrogenase subunit alpha has translation MALTIGVPRETEPGETRVALVPDVADRLLATVDDLDIRVEEGAGQGAYHTDADYDAAGCLVVGRDATFDADIIAKVAPPSDDEVDRLGEGQVLVGFLSPLERPETAQALADRGVTALAMELVPRISRAQKLDALSAMSSIGGYRAAIGAAERLPAFFPLLTTAAGTVRPARVLVLGAGVAGLQAIATAKRLGAKVFGYDIREPTREEVESLGASFVELEVDIEADQDESGYAEQVEKEKQERQPELLQPHLAEADVVISTALIPGQPAPLLINEEAVAAMDPGSVIVDLAAPNGGNCALTETGEEIVAHNVQILGPTNLPAEMPVHASELYAKTVAAMIEEGLEADAFAPDFDDEIFAESCLTRDGTVQNDRVRGLLGTAEEAKA, from the coding sequence ATGGCTCTCACGATTGGCGTCCCACGCGAAACCGAACCGGGCGAGACCCGCGTCGCCCTGGTCCCCGACGTGGCCGATCGCCTGTTGGCGACGGTGGACGATCTAGACATCCGCGTCGAGGAGGGCGCCGGGCAGGGAGCGTACCACACCGATGCCGACTACGACGCGGCGGGGTGTTTGGTCGTGGGGCGGGACGCGACGTTCGACGCCGACATCATCGCGAAGGTGGCCCCCCCGTCCGACGACGAGGTGGACCGGCTCGGCGAGGGGCAGGTCCTCGTCGGGTTTCTCAGCCCGCTCGAACGCCCGGAGACCGCACAGGCGCTGGCGGACCGGGGCGTGACGGCGCTGGCGATGGAGCTCGTGCCGCGCATCTCGCGGGCGCAGAAGCTCGACGCGCTCTCCGCGATGAGCTCGATCGGGGGGTACCGGGCGGCGATCGGGGCGGCCGAGCGACTGCCCGCGTTCTTCCCGCTGCTCACCACCGCCGCCGGCACGGTGCGCCCGGCCCGGGTGCTCGTGCTTGGGGCCGGCGTGGCGGGCCTGCAGGCGATCGCCACCGCCAAGCGCCTGGGGGCGAAGGTGTTCGGGTACGACATCCGCGAGCCGACCCGGGAGGAGGTCGAAAGCCTCGGCGCGTCCTTCGTGGAGCTGGAGGTGGACATCGAGGCCGACCAGGACGAGAGCGGGTACGCGGAGCAGGTGGAGAAGGAGAAGCAGGAGCGACAGCCCGAGCTCCTGCAGCCCCACCTCGCCGAGGCCGACGTGGTGATCTCCACGGCCCTCATTCCCGGCCAGCCTGCCCCCCTGCTCATCAACGAGGAGGCCGTGGCGGCCATGGATCCCGGGTCGGTGATCGTCGATCTCGCCGCGCCAAACGGGGGGAACTGTGCCCTCACGGAGACCGGAGAAGAGATCGTAGCGCACAACGTCCAGATCTTAGGGCCCACCAACCTGCCCGCCGAAATGCCGGTCCACGCGAGTGAGCTCTACGCCAAGACCGTGGCGGCGATGATTGAGGAGGGGCTGGAGGCGGACGCGTTCGCGCCGGACTTCGACGACGAGATCTTTGCGGAGTCGTGCCTCACGCGCGACGGAACGGTGCAGAACGACCGCGTCCGGGGGCTCCTGGGGACGGCGGAAGAGGCGAAGGCGTGA
- the serC gene encoding 3-phosphoserine/phosphohydroxythreonine transaminase: MSTSDAAGPADRSQRQYNFSAGPATLPVEALREVKDELPVYDHVGASVMEISHRSPAYDEIEASAREHLRALLDLDDDWHILFLQGGARMQFYQVPLNFLPEDGVADYVVSGRWGVKAVAEAERVGGVNVAASSEDADFSYVPDVAEWDLTPDASYVHITTNETVNGNQMTDDPVLDVPVVTDASSEFLSRPMDLEGYGLIYAGAQKNVGPAGVTVVLVHDDFLQRRTQPLPTMLDYGTHAERRYNTPPVFAIYMVEKVCRWLRNQGGIDAIHAINRRKARMLYDAIDATDFYRGTVDPEDRSTMNATFRLHDSDLEPVFLQKAEQEGLLGLSGHRSVGGVRASMYNAMPEAGVRRLVQFMEEFERTHG; the protein is encoded by the coding sequence ATGTCTACTTCCGACGCTGCGGGGCCCGCCGACCGCAGCCAGCGCCAGTACAACTTTTCGGCCGGGCCGGCCACGCTTCCCGTGGAGGCGTTGCGTGAGGTGAAGGACGAACTGCCCGTGTACGACCACGTGGGGGCCTCGGTGATGGAGATTAGCCACCGATCGCCGGCGTACGACGAGATCGAAGCGTCGGCCCGGGAGCATCTTCGTGCCCTGCTCGACCTGGATGACGACTGGCACATTCTGTTTCTGCAGGGCGGGGCCCGGATGCAATTCTACCAGGTGCCGCTCAACTTTCTGCCCGAGGACGGCGTGGCCGACTACGTCGTGTCGGGGCGGTGGGGCGTGAAGGCCGTCGCCGAGGCCGAACGGGTGGGCGGCGTGAACGTCGCGGCCTCCAGCGAAGACGCGGACTTTTCGTACGTGCCGGACGTGGCGGAATGGGACCTCACCCCGGACGCGTCGTACGTCCACATCACGACCAACGAAACGGTCAATGGCAACCAGATGACCGACGACCCGGTGCTCGACGTGCCCGTCGTCACCGACGCGTCGAGCGAGTTTCTGAGCCGCCCGATGGACCTGGAGGGCTACGGGCTCATCTATGCCGGGGCCCAGAAGAACGTCGGGCCGGCGGGCGTCACCGTCGTCCTCGTGCACGACGACTTTCTGCAGCGTCGCACGCAGCCGCTCCCGACGATGCTCGACTACGGCACCCACGCGGAGCGTCGCTACAACACGCCGCCGGTCTTTGCCATCTACATGGTGGAAAAGGTCTGCCGTTGGCTCCGCAACCAGGGGGGCATCGACGCCATCCACGCCATCAACCGGCGGAAGGCGCGCATGCTCTACGACGCGATCGACGCGACCGACTTCTACCGGGGCACCGTCGACCCGGAGGACCGGTCCACCATGAACGCCACGTTTCGGCTCCATGACTCGGACCTGGAGCCGGTCTTCCTCCAGAAGGCCGAGCAGGAGGGGCTGCTCGGCCTGTCCGGGCACCGCTCCGTGGGCGGGGTGCGCGCGTCCATGTACAACGCCATGCCCGAGGCGGGCGTCCGGCGGCTCGTGCAGTTCATGGAAGAGTTCGAACGGACGCACGGGTAG
- a CDS encoding FKBP-type peptidyl-prolyl cis-trans isomerase, giving the protein MAQANTGDEVQVHYTGKLEDGTKFDESEEEPLSFTIGENRVIPGFEEAVTGMEPGDEKTVEVEPEQAYGEHREDMVMEMDHDQIPDEVEPEVGQQLQLRLENGQTVPVLITALGEDSVTIDANHPLAGRTLIFDIEVIDVAEGSGSPDGGGGGEGGNIVTP; this is encoded by the coding sequence GTGGCACAAGCGAATACAGGAGACGAGGTCCAGGTCCACTACACCGGAAAACTGGAAGACGGCACGAAGTTCGACGAGTCCGAGGAGGAGCCCCTGAGCTTTACCATTGGGGAGAATCGTGTCATTCCGGGGTTTGAGGAGGCCGTAACGGGCATGGAGCCGGGCGACGAGAAGACCGTAGAGGTGGAGCCGGAACAGGCCTACGGGGAGCACCGCGAAGACATGGTCATGGAGATGGACCACGACCAGATTCCCGACGAGGTGGAGCCGGAGGTTGGTCAGCAGCTTCAGCTGCGACTGGAGAACGGCCAGACCGTCCCGGTGCTCATCACGGCCCTTGGGGAAGACTCGGTGACCATCGACGCGAATCACCCGCTGGCGGGACGCACGCTGATCTTCGACATCGAAGTGATCGACGTTGCCGAAGGCAGTGGCTCGCCCGACGGCGGAGGCGGCGGCGAAGGTGGAAACATCGTCACGCCGTAG
- a CDS encoding fasciclin domain-containing protein, giving the protein MTTYASRFVFLLGLGLALLAGPAVAQQDDTGADQPDVVDTAVQADGFNTLAQALKAADLVEDLKGEGPFTVFAPTDAAFEALPDGQLESLLQPENKEQLQAILRYHVVSGAVMASDVTGADAVPTFEGRSIQVQVDDGTVRLMGQNTATVVQTDLEASNGVIHVIDSVLLPPEASDGGM; this is encoded by the coding sequence ATGACCACCTACGCATCGCGCTTTGTCTTTCTTCTCGGCCTCGGCCTCGCCCTCCTTGCCGGCCCGGCCGTCGCCCAGCAGGACGACACGGGCGCCGACCAGCCGGACGTCGTTGATACGGCCGTCCAGGCCGATGGCTTCAACACCCTGGCCCAGGCCCTGAAGGCGGCAGACCTCGTGGAGGACCTGAAGGGCGAGGGGCCGTTCACCGTCTTCGCCCCGACCGACGCCGCGTTTGAGGCGCTGCCCGACGGGCAGCTTGAGTCCCTCCTGCAGCCCGAAAACAAGGAGCAGCTCCAGGCCATCCTGCGATACCACGTCGTGAGTGGCGCGGTCATGGCGTCGGACGTCACCGGCGCGGACGCCGTCCCGACCTTTGAAGGGCGCTCCATTCAGGTGCAGGTCGACGACGGCACCGTCCGCCTGATGGGCCAGAACACCGCCACTGTTGTGCAGACCGACCTCGAAGCGTCAAACGGGGTCATCCACGTCATCGATAGCGTTCTGCTTCCCCCGGAGGCCAGCGACGGAGGCATGTAG